A genomic segment from Candidatus Eremiobacteraceae bacterium encodes:
- a CDS encoding MBL fold metallo-hydrolase codes for MIIETIPVGMLMCNCIIIGDEATKEAIVIDPGDEVERISALLDRHGLRVRAIVATHGHIDHVGGIARLKELTGAPAMMHEADVPMYENVALQAQWLGVPAPPVTKLDGYLRDAQALEFGGSKLEVTHTPGHSPGSVSFVVPQDVPLVFAGDTLFAGSIGRTDLWGGSMEQILRSIRTRLLPMPDDSIVLPGHGPRTTIGTERASNPFLVEK; via the coding sequence GTGATCATCGAGACCATCCCCGTCGGCATGCTGATGTGCAACTGCATCATCATCGGCGACGAAGCCACCAAAGAGGCGATCGTGATCGACCCAGGCGACGAGGTCGAGCGCATCAGCGCGTTGCTCGACCGCCACGGCTTGCGCGTACGCGCCATCGTCGCGACGCACGGGCACATCGATCACGTCGGCGGCATCGCCCGGCTCAAGGAGCTGACCGGCGCGCCCGCGATGATGCACGAAGCGGATGTGCCGATGTACGAGAACGTCGCGCTGCAGGCGCAATGGCTGGGCGTGCCCGCGCCGCCGGTCACCAAGCTCGACGGCTATCTGCGCGACGCGCAGGCGCTCGAGTTCGGCGGCAGCAAACTCGAGGTGACGCACACCCCAGGCCACTCGCCCGGCAGCGTTTCATTCGTCGTGCCGCAGGACGTGCCGCTGGTCTTCGCGGGCGACACGCTGTTCGCCGGCAGCATCGGGCGCACCGATCTGTGGGGCGGCTCGATGGAGCAGATCTTGCGCTCCATCCGCACGCGCCTGCTGCCCATGCCCGACGACTCGATCGTCTTGCCGGGCCACGGACCGCGCACGACGATCGGCACCGAACGAGCGTCGAATCCGTTCCTGGTGGAGAAGTGA
- a CDS encoding thioesterase family protein — MHQLKTGLTSSTSYTATEERLADRYGNPGIPVLATPHLVHLAEAECVRCVLPFLAPGEATVGIRLDVRHLAATPAGMPFTMRATLKEIDRRRLVFDVEAHDAVDLCFAGSHERFIIESKPFLAKAMEKGKRA, encoded by the coding sequence ATGCATCAGCTCAAGACCGGCTTGACGTCGAGCACCAGCTACACCGCTACCGAAGAGCGGCTGGCGGATCGCTATGGCAATCCCGGCATCCCGGTGCTCGCCACGCCGCACCTGGTGCACTTGGCCGAGGCCGAATGCGTGCGCTGCGTGCTGCCCTTTCTGGCGCCCGGCGAGGCGACCGTTGGCATCCGCCTCGACGTGCGCCATCTCGCGGCGACGCCGGCCGGCATGCCCTTCACCATGCGCGCGACGCTCAAAGAGATCGACCGGCGCAGGCTGGTCTTCGACGTCGAGGCGCACGACGCAGTCGATCTGTGTTTTGCGGGCAGCCACGAGCGCTTCATCATCGAGTCGAAGCCGTTCTTGGCGAAGGCGATGGAAAAGGGCAAGCGCGCGTGA
- a CDS encoding aldehyde dehydrogenase family protein: MTTHIVSVRERAGAIAAEAAQWRNLDSAPRIQARVALAGGTWAPAVVEEALDNALWDLDEPRALELCSRAFSERAGAFEKRATTLVILPGNVIGPVIQTAFCTAVAGARAILKASSAERHLAEILVRQFEAAGPPLSGILEASHWRGGDIEAEAAELARVDKVIAFGEDATIAQIRARAGERDLVGYGESYSLGFVHAGADIGDAASAAAYDVCMFDQRGCMSPQTIYVAGDPGRALRFAHALRLALASLGATLARAPFGPDEAALVSDFVRRLAATAIAPLPHGLDTLLRGPLRDGVPEFVVAVEPFGQPTCAGFGRIVVVKHAPSARDVTTQLKYYGRAVETVGIAPRTTQAEFDALRRSGALRICALGQMQRPPFGHRPRLSDFMERSNSFDRYDAP, translated from the coding sequence GTGACGACGCACATCGTCTCCGTCCGAGAACGCGCGGGCGCGATCGCGGCTGAGGCCGCGCAGTGGCGGAATCTCGATTCAGCCCCGCGGATCCAGGCGCGCGTGGCGCTCGCCGGCGGCACGTGGGCGCCGGCGGTGGTCGAGGAGGCGCTCGACAACGCGCTCTGGGACCTCGACGAACCCCGCGCGCTCGAACTCTGTAGTAGGGCGTTCTCTGAACGCGCCGGCGCGTTTGAAAAACGCGCTACTACATTAGTCATCTTGCCGGGCAACGTCATCGGACCAGTCATCCAGACGGCGTTTTGCACTGCGGTGGCAGGCGCACGCGCCATCTTGAAGGCGTCGAGCGCGGAGCGGCATCTCGCGGAGATATTGGTCCGCCAATTCGAGGCGGCTGGACCGCCGCTGTCCGGCATCCTTGAAGCGAGCCATTGGCGCGGCGGTGATATCGAGGCCGAAGCCGCAGAGCTCGCGCGTGTGGACAAGGTTATCGCGTTCGGTGAAGACGCCACGATCGCCCAGATCCGCGCGCGGGCGGGCGAGCGCGACCTCGTCGGCTACGGCGAGTCGTACAGCCTGGGCTTCGTTCATGCCGGCGCGGACATCGGAGACGCTGCGAGCGCGGCGGCATACGATGTGTGCATGTTCGATCAGCGCGGCTGCATGTCGCCGCAGACCATCTACGTGGCCGGCGACCCAGGCAGAGCGCTGCGTTTCGCCCACGCCTTGCGGCTAGCCCTGGCCTCGCTCGGAGCCACCCTTGCGCGCGCGCCTTTCGGACCAGACGAAGCTGCTCTGGTCTCAGATTTCGTGCGGCGTCTGGCGGCTACCGCCATCGCGCCGCTCCCGCACGGGCTGGACACGCTGTTGCGCGGGCCGCTGCGCGACGGCGTGCCGGAATTCGTCGTCGCGGTCGAGCCGTTCGGCCAGCCGACGTGCGCCGGATTCGGGCGCATCGTCGTCGTCAAACACGCGCCCAGTGCGCGCGACGTCACCACGCAATTGAAGTACTATGGGCGCGCCGTCGAGACCGTCGGGATCGCGCCGCGGACGACGCAAGCCGAATTCGATGCGCTGCGGCGCTCGGGTGCGCTGCGCATCTGCGCGCTCGGGCAGATGCAGCGTCCGCCGTTCGGCCACCGGCCGCGGCTGTCAGATTTTATGGAGCGGTCGAATTCATTCGACCGTTACGACGCGCCGTGA
- a CDS encoding aspartate aminotransferase family protein — protein MNGEELGRIVVEPPGPRSLELMGRLREVETPNITFSSERFPVFFERGAGANLIDVDGNTYVDLTAAFGVAATGHSNPQVVEAVADQARLLLHGIGDVHPNEVKVALAEKLCALAPGDGPKRVILSSTGAEAVESALKTATLASGKPGVLCFTGAYHGLTYGALEVTDRDFFRKPFARQLGGFATRVPYAYCYRCPLALTYPSCETACLSFVEEVMDSQAGETIGAVIVEAIQGRGGDVNAPFDWLLDLRELCDRRKLLLIVDEVYTGFGRTGRWFACEHAGVVPDLLCVGKGMASGFPISACIGSERVMDAWPPSHGEAIHTSTFLGHPTGCAAALASIAEIERLGLVARAASNGEYLGGLLKAAAQKVGPGIGDVRGCGLMWGIELVKDQREPDASRASSAVTQALRRGVVVLAGGPENNVLSLSPPLVITREQLAFGVETIGEALA, from the coding sequence GTGAACGGCGAGGAGCTCGGCCGTATCGTCGTCGAGCCGCCAGGCCCGCGCAGCCTTGAGCTGATGGGCCGGCTGCGCGAGGTCGAAACCCCGAACATCACCTTCTCGAGCGAACGCTTTCCGGTCTTCTTCGAGCGCGGCGCGGGCGCCAATCTCATCGACGTGGATGGCAACACGTATGTGGACCTCACCGCCGCCTTCGGCGTCGCCGCCACCGGGCATAGCAATCCGCAGGTGGTCGAGGCCGTCGCCGATCAGGCCCGGCTGCTGCTTCACGGCATCGGCGACGTGCATCCCAATGAGGTCAAAGTGGCGTTGGCCGAAAAGCTGTGCGCGCTCGCGCCGGGCGACGGTCCCAAGCGCGTGATCCTCTCCTCGACCGGCGCCGAGGCGGTGGAGTCCGCGCTCAAGACTGCGACGCTCGCGTCGGGCAAGCCGGGCGTGCTGTGTTTCACCGGCGCCTATCACGGGCTGACCTACGGCGCGCTCGAAGTCACGGATCGCGACTTCTTCCGCAAGCCGTTCGCGCGCCAGCTCGGCGGCTTTGCGACCCGCGTCCCCTACGCGTACTGCTATCGCTGCCCGCTCGCGCTCACCTACCCGTCGTGCGAGACCGCGTGCTTGAGCTTCGTCGAGGAAGTGATGGACAGCCAGGCCGGCGAGACGATCGGCGCGGTCATCGTCGAGGCCATCCAAGGCCGGGGCGGCGACGTCAACGCGCCGTTCGACTGGCTGCTCGATCTGCGCGAGCTGTGCGACCGCCGCAAGCTGCTGCTGATCGTCGACGAGGTCTATACCGGGTTTGGGCGCACGGGGCGCTGGTTCGCCTGCGAGCATGCCGGCGTCGTGCCGGATCTGCTGTGCGTGGGCAAGGGCATGGCGTCGGGCTTCCCGATCTCCGCTTGCATCGGCAGCGAACGGGTGATGGACGCGTGGCCGCCCTCGCACGGAGAGGCCATCCACACCAGCACCTTCCTCGGACATCCGACGGGCTGCGCCGCGGCCTTGGCTTCGATCGCCGAGATCGAGCGGCTCGGGCTGGTGGCGCGCGCGGCGTCCAACGGAGAGTACCTCGGGGGCCTTTTGAAAGCGGCGGCGCAGAAGGTGGGTCCTGGTATCGGCGACGTGCGCGGGTGCGGTCTGATGTGGGGAATCGAGCTCGTCAAGGATCAGCGCGAGCCCGATGCATCTCGAGCGAGCAGCGCCGTCACCCAAGCCCTGCGGCGCGGCGTCGTCGTGCTGGCCGGCGGACCGGAGAACAACGTGCTTTCGCTGTCTCCGCCGCTCGTCATCACGCGCGAACAGCTCGCATTCGGAGTCGAAACGATCGGCGAAGCGCTTGCATGA
- a CDS encoding MFS transporter: protein MSSSIPHDAISPELTDHPSQQALERFGAFAYREFRLLWFGLLVSNIGGWMAILAQGWLVVELAPNAALASLYLGLVGFVRAIPVFALSGFAGALADRRDRRRILAVCELALGLLTLSLGVLAQLGIVRVWHVLLIAALTAAVSSFEAPTRQSLVSVLVGKRELMNAIGLNSAAFNGPAIIGPALGGIIVSAYGVADCFYVNAVSYMAVFAAVLLMKPKPPVADRPQTDIWHDVIEGFLYVRANALIFAVVVLSALQALVARPYIQLLPAFAKAQLSANARQLGILMAVAGAGALAGSIATAFVGSRAPRGKLLMATAAASGALLALLGATHALWAAALVLAGLSVAAMLYLGTANTILQTHTPMAMRGRVMSIYTMIFLGFMPLGSWLLGSIASVTSLPVAFALGGAVLILAVAVIARRPDIRELR, encoded by the coding sequence GTGTCCTCCTCGATCCCGCACGACGCCATTTCGCCCGAACTCACCGACCACCCGAGCCAACAAGCCCTCGAGCGCTTCGGCGCCTTCGCCTATCGCGAGTTCCGGCTGCTCTGGTTCGGCCTGCTGGTCTCGAATATCGGCGGCTGGATGGCCATCCTCGCGCAGGGCTGGCTGGTCGTCGAACTCGCGCCCAATGCCGCTCTCGCGTCGCTTTACCTGGGCCTGGTGGGCTTCGTCCGGGCCATCCCTGTCTTCGCGCTCTCGGGCTTCGCCGGCGCGCTGGCTGACCGGCGCGACCGCCGCCGCATCCTCGCGGTCTGCGAGCTGGCGCTGGGCCTGCTCACGCTATCGCTTGGCGTCCTCGCGCAACTGGGGATCGTGCGCGTCTGGCATGTGCTTCTCATCGCGGCATTGACCGCGGCTGTCAGCTCGTTCGAGGCGCCCACCCGCCAGTCGCTGGTCTCGGTGCTCGTGGGCAAGCGCGAGCTGATGAACGCGATCGGCCTCAACTCCGCCGCCTTCAACGGCCCGGCGATCATCGGCCCGGCCCTGGGCGGCATCATCGTCAGCGCGTATGGGGTCGCCGACTGCTTCTACGTCAACGCGGTGTCGTACATGGCGGTCTTCGCGGCGGTGCTGCTGATGAAGCCCAAGCCGCCTGTCGCCGACCGGCCGCAGACCGACATCTGGCACGACGTCATCGAAGGCTTCCTGTACGTCCGGGCCAACGCGCTGATCTTCGCGGTCGTCGTGCTCTCGGCTCTGCAGGCGCTGGTCGCGCGCCCCTATATCCAGTTGCTGCCGGCGTTCGCCAAGGCGCAGCTGAGCGCCAATGCGCGCCAGCTGGGCATCCTAATGGCCGTGGCCGGCGCCGGTGCGCTTGCTGGATCGATCGCAACCGCCTTCGTCGGCAGCCGGGCCCCACGCGGCAAGCTGCTGATGGCCACCGCGGCCGCCTCGGGCGCGCTGCTCGCCTTGTTGGGCGCGACCCACGCGCTGTGGGCAGCGGCGCTCGTGCTGGCGGGCTTGAGCGTCGCGGCGATGCTCTATCTGGGCACGGCGAACACGATCTTGCAGACGCATACGCCGATGGCGATGCGCGGCCGCGTCATGTCCATCTACACGATGATCTTCTTGGGCTTCATGCCGTTGGGATCGTGGCTGCTCGGCTCGATCGCCAGCGTCACGTCGTTGCCCGTCGCGTTCGCGCTCGGCGGTGCCGTCTTGATTCTTGCGGTCGCTGTGATCGCCCGGCGTCCGGACATCCGCGAGCTGCGCTAA
- a CDS encoding dihydrolipoamide acetyltransferase family protein, with amino-acid sequence MPRVLMPQLGETVTEGTVGRWLKKAGDQVAKYEPLLEVETDKVASEIPSPFAGTLSAILADEGATVPVGAPVCEILAAGEAPGAPVPAPAPVAAAPAPAAAAPLAVAPPEAAPQPTVAPPASAPSVPAPAVNAPAATAPAAAAAVAAGDAGQNNGARHSPAVRRLARMHHIDLSGIAGSGRGGRLTARDVMSHVENTAQASASTAPSVPRTAPVPPPSAVVPAAAVKPSAPAHPGAPPPAAPLPAQVTAPAATPSAAPIKVAASTVQPLPIAPPGPEDTVIRLSQMRKTIAERMVLSKTTIPHAWSMVEADVTALVKWRNQEKDAFKAREGVNLTYLPIVIQAVCGAIREYPMVNATWAGDSIIQRRHINIGVAVDVDEGLVVPVVRDADRYSLAGLATTINELVGRARARKLTMDDLTDGTITVDNTGSLGSIASVPIINPPQAAIITTEAIVRRPWVVDDAIAIRHIMNLCLALDHRVLDGAVASHFLQAVKKRLETYSG; translated from the coding sequence GTGCCACGAGTGCTGATGCCGCAGCTCGGCGAGACGGTGACAGAAGGCACCGTCGGCCGTTGGCTCAAAAAGGCCGGCGATCAGGTCGCCAAGTACGAGCCGTTGCTCGAGGTCGAGACCGACAAAGTCGCCTCGGAGATCCCCTCGCCGTTCGCAGGCACGCTATCCGCGATTCTCGCCGACGAAGGCGCGACGGTGCCCGTCGGTGCGCCCGTGTGCGAGATTCTCGCAGCGGGCGAAGCGCCGGGTGCGCCGGTGCCCGCACCGGCACCGGTCGCAGCCGCACCCGCCCCCGCTGCAGCCGCGCCGCTCGCAGTAGCGCCACCTGAAGCAGCACCTCAACCGACCGTTGCGCCGCCCGCATCCGCTCCGTCGGTACCCGCTCCCGCAGTGAACGCTCCGGCAGCCACTGCACCGGCCGCAGCCGCGGCGGTAGCAGCCGGTGATGCCGGACAGAACAATGGCGCTCGTCATTCACCCGCAGTGCGCAGGTTGGCACGGATGCACCACATCGATCTTTCCGGCATCGCGGGTTCCGGACGCGGAGGGCGCCTGACGGCGCGCGACGTCATGTCGCACGTCGAGAATACCGCGCAGGCCAGTGCGAGCACCGCGCCATCGGTGCCAAGAACTGCGCCAGTACCGCCGCCTTCCGCGGTCGTGCCGGCTGCCGCCGTCAAACCGAGCGCGCCGGCGCATCCGGGCGCCCCGCCTCCAGCCGCACCACTGCCCGCGCAGGTGACCGCACCGGCAGCAACCCCATCCGCGGCGCCGATCAAGGTCGCGGCATCAACCGTGCAGCCGCTGCCGATCGCGCCGCCCGGACCCGAAGACACCGTCATACGGCTTTCGCAGATGCGCAAGACGATCGCCGAGCGCATGGTGCTCTCGAAGACGACGATTCCGCACGCATGGTCAATGGTAGAAGCCGACGTCACCGCGCTGGTCAAGTGGCGCAATCAAGAGAAGGACGCATTCAAGGCGCGCGAGGGCGTGAACCTCACTTATCTGCCCATCGTCATCCAGGCGGTGTGCGGCGCGATCCGCGAATACCCGATGGTCAACGCGACCTGGGCGGGCGATTCGATCATCCAGCGCCGACACATCAACATCGGCGTCGCAGTCGACGTCGACGAGGGGCTGGTCGTGCCGGTCGTCAGAGACGCGGATCGCTACAGCCTCGCGGGCTTGGCGACGACCATCAACGAGCTGGTCGGGCGGGCGCGCGCGCGCAAGCTCACGATGGACGACCTCACCGACGGCACCATCACAGTAGATAATACCGGCAGCCTCGGCAGCATCGCGTCGGTGCCGATCATCAACCCCCCGCAAGCCGCCATCATCACGACCGAGGCCATCGTGCGCCGGCCGTGGGTGGTCGACGACGCGATCGCCATCCGCCACATCATGAATCTTTGCCTCGCGCTGGACCACCGGGTCCTGGACGGCGCGGTCGCGTCCCATTTCCTGCAAGCCGTCAAAAAGCGGCTGGAAACCTACTCCGGCTAG
- a CDS encoding alpha-ketoacid dehydrogenase subunit beta, with amino-acid sequence MATKTVLEGVRDAMYNEMVRDERVFIMGEDVGARGNVFLITQGFMDKFGRQRVIDTPLAEASIVGVAIGAAMAGMRPIAEIQFADFIYPAYNQIVGEAAKVRYRSAGGNSCPMVIRTPYGGGVRGALSHSVSVEALFYHVPGLKICVPSTPADAQGLLTSAIRDEDPVMVLEHKKTYRLIKGEVPDGDYTVPIGKAAIAREGKDLSVITYGLMRHFAVEAAEKLAAEGIDAEVVDLRSIRPMDRETVLASVTKTRRALIVHEDNKFGGVGAEVAAIIAEEALFELDAPVRRLCGPDVPAMGYAKEYEEAFMPSAERIAAAMRDLAAY; translated from the coding sequence ATGGCGACCAAGACCGTGCTCGAAGGCGTGCGCGACGCCATGTACAACGAGATGGTGCGCGACGAACGCGTTTTCATCATGGGCGAGGACGTCGGCGCGCGCGGCAACGTCTTCCTCATCACGCAAGGCTTCATGGACAAGTTCGGCAGGCAGCGCGTCATCGACACGCCGCTGGCCGAAGCGTCGATCGTCGGCGTCGCGATCGGCGCCGCCATGGCGGGCATGCGCCCGATCGCCGAGATCCAGTTCGCGGATTTCATCTATCCCGCATACAACCAGATCGTGGGCGAGGCGGCCAAGGTCCGCTATCGCAGCGCCGGCGGCAACTCGTGTCCGATGGTGATCCGAACGCCTTACGGCGGCGGCGTGCGCGGCGCGCTCTCGCATTCGGTCAGCGTCGAGGCGCTGTTCTACCACGTGCCGGGCCTGAAGATCTGCGTTCCGTCGACCCCTGCGGATGCCCAAGGGCTGCTCACCAGCGCCATCCGCGATGAAGATCCGGTGATGGTGCTCGAACACAAGAAGACGTATCGCCTCATCAAGGGCGAGGTGCCCGACGGCGACTACACCGTGCCGATCGGCAAGGCCGCCATCGCGCGCGAAGGCAAGGACCTCTCGGTCATCACCTACGGCCTGATGCGCCACTTCGCGGTCGAGGCGGCCGAAAAGCTGGCCGCCGAGGGGATCGACGCTGAGGTCGTGGATCTTCGCTCGATCCGGCCGATGGATAGAGAGACGGTGCTCGCCAGCGTCACCAAGACGCGGCGCGCGCTGATCGTGCACGAGGACAACAAGTTCGGCGGAGTCGGCGCGGAAGTCGCGGCCATCATCGCCGAGGAAGCGCTGTTCGAGCTCGACGCACCGGTGCGCCGGCTGTGCGGGCCGGACGTGCCGGCGATGGGATATGCGAAGGAATACGAAGAGGCGTTCATGCCGAGCGCGGAGCGGATCGCAGCCGCGATGCGCGACCTCGCCGCCTACTGA
- a CDS encoding thiamine pyrophosphate-dependent dehydrogenase E1 component subunit alpha produces the protein MKSEPRIRAALPEGLTPAILREMYAKMVLTRQCDDRAFALNRQGKIPFAATCQGHEAVQAGAAFAVRRGTDWIVPYYRDTCLALSAGVTAKEQLMCLFARKGDIFSSGRQFPNHYSVPDRNIASISSIIAAHVTHGVGMALAFKMRKEPAVVLITFGEGSTSEGEWHEALNFASVHKTPCVFLCENNEYAISVPQKMQMAIQNVADRAAGYGMPGVICDGTDPVVTFSCVHEAIERARRGDGPTLVEAKCYRAMSHTSDDNQLTYRTPDEIEAVKARDPIPKFEAWLKDRGLADDAFFAETLAAAQKEVDEATDWAEAQPPPTEADLYTHVYASGPLS, from the coding sequence ATGAAGAGCGAGCCCCGCATCCGCGCGGCGTTGCCCGAAGGGCTGACGCCTGCGATTTTGCGCGAGATGTACGCGAAGATGGTGCTGACGCGCCAGTGCGACGACCGCGCGTTCGCGCTCAACCGTCAAGGCAAGATCCCGTTCGCGGCGACCTGCCAAGGCCACGAAGCAGTGCAGGCCGGCGCGGCCTTTGCGGTTCGCCGCGGCACGGACTGGATCGTGCCGTATTACCGCGATACGTGCCTGGCGCTGTCCGCCGGCGTGACCGCCAAAGAGCAGCTCATGTGCCTGTTCGCGCGCAAAGGCGACATCTTCTCGAGCGGCCGCCAGTTCCCCAATCACTATAGCGTGCCCGACCGCAACATCGCGAGCATCTCGAGTATCATCGCGGCACACGTGACGCACGGCGTCGGCATGGCGCTGGCGTTCAAGATGCGCAAGGAGCCGGCCGTCGTCCTGATCACGTTCGGCGAAGGCTCGACGAGCGAAGGCGAATGGCACGAAGCGCTCAACTTCGCGAGCGTGCACAAGACGCCGTGCGTGTTCTTGTGCGAGAACAACGAATACGCGATCTCAGTGCCCCAGAAGATGCAGATGGCGATCCAAAACGTCGCCGATCGGGCGGCCGGCTACGGCATGCCGGGCGTGATCTGCGACGGGACCGATCCGGTGGTCACCTTCTCGTGCGTGCACGAAGCCATCGAGCGGGCGCGCCGCGGCGACGGGCCGACGCTGGTCGAAGCCAAGTGCTACCGCGCGATGTCGCACACGTCCGACGACAATCAGCTCACCTATCGCACGCCCGACGAGATCGAGGCCGTCAAGGCGCGCGACCCGATCCCGAAGTTCGAGGCGTGGCTCAAAGACCGCGGGCTTGCCGATGATGCGTTCTTCGCGGAGACGCTGGCCGCGGCGCAGAAGGAAGTCGACGAAGCGACCGACTGGGCCGAAGCGCAGCCGCCGCCCACAGAAGCGGATCTGTACACCCACGTCTACGCGTCGGGGCCGTTGTCGTAG
- a CDS encoding NAD-dependent malic enzyme, whose amino-acid sequence MAGQLKIGFSSIVRIEAPTTLGTFAHIASAIADTGGHIGAVDVSRVGTKRAIRDISIDVSDEGHLNAVVAAIAKVEGVRVIHVTDRTFLAHLGGKIEINPKIPVTNREILSRVYTPGVARVSLALAEDPSKAYSLTVKRNMVAIVSDGTAVLGLGDVGPYAALPVMEGKAMLFKQFAGVDAFPICLATKDPDEIVQTVLNIAPVFGGINLEDISSPRCFEIERRLSEALEMPVMHDDQHGTAIVILAALLNALKVVHKNIGDVRIVINGIGAAGSACAKILISAGAGDVIGVDRNGALVAGRDYSGNEMMQWVAEHSNKGRRSGPLATVLEGADVFIGLSAPNIMNVDDLKRMAKDPIVFAMANPLPEIAPDVAEPYVAVMGTGRSDYPNQINNLLAFPGVFRGALDARARCINEPMKLAAAHAIASVIAPEELSSEYIIPSVFDNRVVEAVSKAVVNAAYESGVARKAPAGEDLEADERPQVQL is encoded by the coding sequence GTGGCAGGCCAGCTCAAGATAGGCTTTTCGTCCATCGTGCGCATCGAGGCGCCGACGACGCTAGGCACGTTCGCCCACATCGCGTCGGCCATCGCCGATACAGGCGGCCACATCGGCGCGGTCGACGTCAGCCGCGTCGGGACCAAACGCGCGATCCGCGACATCAGCATCGACGTCAGCGATGAGGGACATCTGAACGCCGTCGTGGCCGCGATCGCCAAAGTCGAAGGCGTGCGCGTCATCCACGTCACCGACCGCACGTTCTTGGCGCATCTCGGCGGCAAGATCGAGATCAACCCCAAGATCCCGGTGACCAATCGCGAGATCCTGTCGCGCGTCTATACGCCCGGCGTGGCGCGCGTGAGCCTTGCGCTCGCAGAAGATCCATCGAAGGCCTACAGCTTGACGGTGAAGCGCAATATGGTGGCCATCGTGTCCGACGGCACCGCGGTGCTCGGCCTGGGCGACGTCGGGCCGTACGCCGCGCTGCCGGTGATGGAAGGCAAGGCGATGCTGTTCAAGCAGTTCGCGGGCGTCGACGCGTTCCCGATCTGTCTGGCGACCAAGGATCCCGACGAGATCGTGCAGACCGTGCTCAACATCGCGCCGGTGTTCGGCGGCATCAACCTCGAAGACATCTCATCGCCGCGCTGCTTCGAGATCGAACGGCGCTTGAGCGAGGCGCTCGAGATGCCGGTGATGCACGACGACCAGCACGGCACTGCGATCGTCATCCTCGCCGCGTTGCTCAACGCGCTCAAAGTCGTGCATAAGAACATCGGTGACGTGCGCATCGTGATCAACGGCATCGGCGCGGCCGGCTCGGCGTGCGCGAAGATCCTGATCTCCGCCGGCGCCGGCGACGTCATCGGCGTCGATCGCAACGGCGCGCTGGTCGCGGGTCGCGACTACTCGGGCAACGAGATGATGCAGTGGGTCGCCGAGCACAGCAACAAGGGGCGCCGCTCGGGTCCGCTCGCGACCGTGCTTGAGGGCGCCGACGTGTTCATCGGCTTGTCCGCGCCGAACATCATGAACGTCGACGACCTCAAACGCATGGCCAAAGATCCGATCGTCTTCGCGATGGCCAACCCGTTGCCGGAGATCGCGCCCGACGTCGCCGAGCCGTACGTCGCCGTGATGGGCACGGGTCGTTCGGATTATCCGAACCAGATCAACAATCTGCTCGCGTTCCCCGGCGTCTTCCGCGGTGCGCTCGATGCGCGCGCGCGCTGCATCAACGAGCCGATGAAGCTCGCCGCGGCGCATGCGATCGCATCGGTCATCGCGCCCGAAGAGCTTTCATCCGAATACATCATCCCCAGCGTGTTCGACAATCGCGTCGTCGAAGCGGTCAGCAAAGCGGTCGTCAACGCGGCGTACGAGTCCGGCGTCGCGCGCAAGGCGCCGGCGGGTGAGGACCTCGAAGCGGACGAGCGCCCGCAGGTCCAGCTCTAA
- a CDS encoding helix-turn-helix domain-containing protein yields MDAPRRLRPAQDVLARAAAAAARDPAALDACRRLLAPLRRADEQRGSDLEKTLRAYYACGASVSGCAEALFLHRNSVRYRLDRVRALFGADIDHPDISTRLCAAFAIDDAARGVSHEAQRAQ; encoded by the coding sequence ATGGACGCTCCGAGACGCCTGCGCCCGGCGCAAGACGTGCTGGCACGTGCGGCCGCGGCTGCAGCGCGCGATCCCGCCGCGCTGGATGCGTGCCGGCGGCTGCTGGCGCCGCTCCGGCGCGCCGACGAACAGCGCGGCAGCGATCTCGAAAAGACGCTGCGCGCGTATTACGCGTGCGGCGCGAGCGTGTCGGGCTGCGCCGAGGCGCTTTTTCTCCATCGCAACAGCGTGCGCTATCGCCTCGATCGCGTGCGCGCGCTGTTCGGGGCCGACATCGACCATCCCGATATTTCCACGCGTCTGTGCGCCGCGTTCGCGATCGACGATGCGGCCCGAGGCGTCTCGCATGAAGCTCAGCGCGCGCAATAA
- a CDS encoding TOBE domain-containing protein — MKLSARNKLPGVVESITIDGLQAKVDVRVGDNHIVAVVTAEAVEELELKVGDAVTAVIKSSSVMLAK; from the coding sequence ATGAAGCTCAGCGCGCGCAATAAGCTGCCCGGCGTGGTGGAGTCCATCACGATCGACGGTCTGCAGGCCAAAGTTGACGTGCGCGTCGGCGACAACCACATCGTCGCCGTCGTGACCGCGGAGGCGGTCGAGGAGCTCGAGCTCAAAGTGGGCGACGCCGTGACCGCGGTGATCAAGTCCAGCTCGGTCATGCTCGCAAAGTGA